The DNA segment GGGGCATAGCGAGCAAGCAGGTTGACATAATCTTGAGTCGCTTGCGGGCTGACGCCGTGCGTCAGGACGCTTCCCGATGGAGTCACAATGACATCCGTGGGAAAACGGTCGACGCGAAATTCTTGTGTCAGCTGCGGGTTTTTGGCCGCGTGGATCTTTACGGGGACGTAGTGCTTGGACATTTCCTCCGCCAGCTGAGGCGCCTTGAAGGCACCTGCTTCCAGCTTGTCGCACCAGTGGCAGTTATCCGTGTAGAAATGCAGGAGGAGCAATTTCCCCTCCTCCTCGGCTTGGGCACGTGCCGTGCGGAGATTTTCGTTCCAGGAGATCTCTGCGTAGAGATTGGTTCCGGAAAAGAGAGTCATTCCGACAATAGTGAGTAAGGCTGACCGCATTGCGATCCCTCGCGAACTGTTCGAGTCGTGGGATTTAATTTCCACCGATAAAGCAAACCGCATTCGGCTTGTTCTGCTTAGTTCGGCTGTAACAAATGGAACTATTCAGAGGAATCCGAAAGTTAGGCAGACTTTTCCGAAAAGAGGGAAGAAACTGAGGCGGAGCGTTTGGTTTGACCAAATAACGGACGGTTTTGCAATGTCAACTGACGGGCCGACCGTCAGGGGCGGCGTCGCCAAAGCGTTTTGCAAAATCAGCTTGCAGGCTGACGATCGGTTCTACTTCCGCACTCACATGTGATAGAATCAACGATACTTGAGTGGTACTGTTTTGGGGTGCTCATGCATCGCCCTGTCGATCGGGTTATTACGGCGGAGGTGGGTGCGGGGGTTGCTGGTGGGGGTGATTCTCGCTGCTAGCAGACTTCGGGGTTGACACGGCGTTTCAGTGACGTATATTTGCAGCAAATCAAACGGAATCTTTGAATCTGCCACCGCGAAGGTGGACCTCTGTAACGGAACCGCCGACTGTCCAATCAAGGGCGCGAGACCGAGATCGACAAATTCACTCCCGGAGGGAGGATATTTGTCCATCGTAGAACCCGGCAAGGGTCCCTAGCAGAAAGCTTTGAGACGGTAATTTATTGCACGTAGCGGAAGTATCCACTACGCCAGATTGTTAACCGGATTGGAATAGGCCTTGTTTTGCCGCTGGCTTGTTTAGATCGTTATTCCTTCCCAATTCCCTTTTACTGCGGCATTTCTTAATTTCCGCGTCGTCGGCCGAACGGTTTCCGTTTGGAAAGCCATTGTCGATTTCCTGTCGACATTCCTGACGCGCGTCTTTGGATGACTTATGGCTAAGAAAAAACGGACCAATCGAGGCCGCGGCGGCTCTAACGGCGGCGGCGGAAATCCTTCTCAACAGGGAGGATCCACCAATAATAACAACGGGCCTCAGCGCTCTCGGCGACGACGCCGGGGCGGTGGTGGCGGAGGAGGCGGTGAAGGAGACGGCGGATCGCCGATCGACAACGACGCTCCTCTGATCGAGGGTGAAGGGATCCTGGAAATGCATCCCAACGGTTATGGGTTCCTCCGCAATTCAGCGAATAACTACTCTCGCGAACGAACCGATCCCTTTGTGCCAGGCACAATGATCGAAAAATTTGGGCTCCGTGAAGGAGTCCTGATTAAAGGGATGGTTCAAGATGCGAGGCGGCAACAAGGGCCGCGAGTCCGTGAAATTCAGTCGGTCGACGGCCGGACTCCAGAAGAATACCTTGAAGTAAAAGACTTTGATTCTCTGACAGCCGAAAATCCCGACGAATGGTTGCGTCTTGAAATTGGCCGCCAGCCGATAACCAATCGTGTTATCGACCTCTTGGCACCGCTCGGCAAAGGGCAACGTGCCTTGATCGTTGCTCCCCCGCGTAGCGGTAAAACGGTCATGTTGCAGAACATTAGCCAAGGGATCGCACAAAATCATCCGGAAGTTAAGTTGATCGTATTGCTGATCGACGAACGCCCGGAAGAAGTGACCGACATGCGGCGCAACGTGACGGGCGGCGAAGTGATCGCCAGTAGCTTGGATATGGATGTTGAAAGCCATGTTCGCCTTAGCCAATTGGTGATTGCTCGAGCAAAACGTCTGGCCGAAATGGGCGAAGATGTCTTTGTGCTGCTTGATTCGATCACCCGTCTGGCTCGAGCCTTTAATAAATGGGTCGGTCGTGGCGGTCGCGGCGGTGCAACCATGTCAGGCGGTTTGGACATCAAAGCGATGGACATTCCAAAGAAATTGTTCGCAACCGCTCGGTCCTTCCAAGAAGGTGGCTCTTTGACGATCGTAGGGACCGCTCTGGTCGATACGAACAGTCGAATGGATGAAGCCATTTTCCAGGAGTTCAAGGGAACCGGGAATATGGAAGTGGTTCTTGATCGCCGTTTGGCCGATCGTCGCGTTTGGCCTTCGATTGACATCTCCCAAAGTGGGACACGTCGCGAAGAATTGCTGCACGACGAAGAGACCTACGAAGCGGTCACCATGCTACGCCGGACTCTCAGCAGCATGCATCCCTGTGATGCCATGGAGCAATTAACGACCCAATTGGGCCGCTTTGAAAGCAATGAGGAGTTCATTAAGCTAATCAGCGGCGCAAAACTGACAAACTAGGGCGTTAGACAGGTTGCAAAAAAAACAGGCGGGAGGGTAGAATCCCTTTCGCTGAAATGGCGACCACCCGGAGGGTAAGCGAATTGGTGAGCGGCCTCATTGGAACTGAGGTACCCCGTAAGGGGCTGCGAGTTCGAGTCTCGTGCCCTCCGCTTTAACGTCTTCAGTAAAGCCCCTGTCGGAACCTCGGTTCTGACAGGGGTTTTTTTGTGAAGTCACCAGCGGCAATGTCGCCTGTTACGCTGGTTCAAGGGATGGTGGTTCAAGGAATGATGGTTCGCGTCTGTCGTTGGTCCGGGAGGCGTGTTTGGGGCTGCCTCGCAGTCGCATTCTTCCTTCGCAATGAAAGCCGGGCAGATGGGTAACGATGTTCCTGAAGCAATGCACAAACCGCTCCGTTTGAAATTCCTACCCCGGATCGCGTTGGTTTGTCTGTACGCGGTTATTCTGTTTTGGCTGGGAAGGAATTTGCACTGGGGTTGCGATTTGCTGACCCACACGCTGATGCATTGTTGGTGGTTCGCTTGTGGGCTGTTGGCCTATTTTGCGGTCACCAAGCAGTGGCGATGGGGGGCGATGTCTGTGGTTTGGGTACTGGGCGTTGGGGCAATTGTCTTGCCGGCTTCGGGCTGGTTTGCCGCTTCCGCTGATTCGTCGGTGGTCGCAAGTGGAACGGACATCCGCGTTCTGACCTGGAATACCTTTGTTGGCAATCAGGATATTGAAAACACGGCCGCGGATATCGACGCCGCCGACGCGGATATCATCGTCATCGTCGAATGGACTCCCGCGATGCGCAATCATTTGGCGGCACTTCGCGCAGAATATCCCTATCGGATGGAAGTTCCTGGGCAGGGAGCGTTTGGGATCGCCTTGTATTCAAAAGTTGCCGGTAAGATCGATACGGTACTGCTTCCTGGCGATGTGTCGTCGCTGCGGTTTCGCGCCGCCGATCCGGAAATCCCAATTGAAGTCTGGGCCGTTCATATGTTGCCTCCCATTGGAGACCGGTATTGGCGATTTCGGAATGAACAGTTGGCCGAGATCGCAGGGCATTTAGAAAAAAGATCGCCCGACCGACAAGCGATTGTCTGCGGCGATCTGAATGTGACGCCTTGGTCCGGCCATTTTCAGACGTTCTTAGAACGATCCGGGTGTAACGATTCTCGTGAGGGTCACGGCTATCAAGCGAGCTGGCCGCGGCGTTTGGGAAGGTTGGGGATTCCGATCGATCACTGCCTGGTCGATCCTCGGTTGCAGGTTATCGACCGCAAAATCGGTTTTAGCCAATCCGCAAATGGATCCGACCATGGATCGGTATTATTGACGATCCGAGTTCGCCCTTAGGCTTTTTTGCTGTCCAGATTGACGACCCATTGCTGCCATCGTTGGATTTCTTCTTCGCTGAGGTTCGGAACGGGGAGGGCGGGCAATGGCTCGCTGTGGCCGGTTTCGGGATTTCGAACTCGGATCGATAACAGTCCGTTGCTGTCAACATCGAACCCGATTTCAGCGGGGGTGTTGGTCGTTTGCTTGGGCAGATTGTGGCGTCCCAGTGATCGCCAGCCCTCGACCTCCCAGCCGGATGCTTCGGCGATACTAAGCGTGGGTGGGGATTTTGGATTTCGGTCAGGCGTCAGGCGGCGGTTGGTCCGTGCCGGCAATGCGGTCCCTTGGGGAACGATGGGAAGGACTTTTTTCCGCTTTCCTGTCGTGTCGTGGACCACGACTCCTAGTGACCGAGCCGTACAGACTTGCGGCGGCAGTGGAATGCCGTCTCGTCCAGGAAGTTCACCCGCGACCGAAACGGCCGCACCTCTCGCAATGTCTTGTCGTTCCAGGGGGGTAAATTCGGCGTTCGGTCCCAGAATTTGGCCCAGGATCATTTCAATCGGGGGCGTTTTGGTAATCGAACCGATGGTGATGCAGCGCTGGATCGAGGCGGTGCCGCGTAGAGGGCTGTTTGCGACTTGTTCCACCATTGTGTGGAAGCGGTCCAGCCATTTTCTGACGGCACTAAATAAGGTTTCGCGATGGATGGTTAGTTGCAGGGGCCGATTGCGGGCAACAAATTGGAAACTGGTGGAAGGTTGCAGTAGCAGTTGGCGAAGCGCCTTCTCGGATGCCACCTGCAGGCGAGTCGCATCGGCCAGGGATTCACGAGGGTCGAAGCGGTATTGCTGCATGCATTGCTGGGCGGCGATGTCCAGCAGTTTGTGTTGCCAGTAGAGCGTTCCGGAATGCCAGGCTCCTGAGGTCGCTAGTTGTTGGATGCGGCCACCGACACGGCGGAGCAGAACCGCTTCGGTTGTGTTCCCGGTAATCGCAACCGCAAGTTGCGTTTCTGGTTCATCAAGGACGCTGAGTGGTGAATGCGTGAAATCATTCATCAGCACCGCTTGTGCGGCAGCGATCGATCGGTCGATCAGGCGAATTGAGGTGAGTCCTGCGATCTGGGCTGCCTGCAGAATGCTTCGTCGGTGCAGTTGGTCGTAGCAGGAGGGGACGGTGATGGCGGTTGCTTGAGGAGCCGCCTTTTGAGGCCAGCCGTTGCTCATGACTTGACGCAGCACTAGCGCCAGCAGGACTTCTGGCGGGCAGCATTCCCCTGCGACGCGGCGTTCGACGGTCGCTTGCCCGATATACAACGGCAAGCAGTGGGCAACCCTTTCAGGACGCCGGATGCGGTAATCGAGCGCTTCGTTGCCGAAGAACAGTTGGTCGCCGCGGCTGGCGATTGCCAAGCGGAGCAAAGGTTTGTTGTGGCCACCGGCACGAAGGGATTCCAGTTCCCCTTTGGGGTTGGCTCGTGCAATTGCACCATAAAACATCCCCAGGTCGATGCCGACCACGTCGGTCGAAGCTGTGGATGTGGTGTCTCCGCCAACTGTTGGACGGTCTTTCCAGGTTTTCGCCGGGCCAGGGGCTGGGAAGATGGGCGTCGCGGAGGCTCGCCAGTGAGTCAGGTCTTCCAGCAATTCACTTAGGCTGGCGTACCGGTCTTGGGGGCGTTTGGCCATCATGCGGCGGAGCACATGATCCAGCCGCACGTCGACGTCGTGCCGAAGCGTACAAAGATCGGGGACCGCACCGTCACGATGCCCTTGGATTTGGGCAAGCAGGTCCCCTTCGTATGGGGTTCGTCCGGTCAGCAAAAAGAAAAATGTGGCTCCCAGGGCATAAATATCTGAGCGAGCGTCGGCGCGGTTCGCCTGTTCCAGTTGTTCTGGGGCCATGTATTCCACGGTCCCCAGGACGCGCCCTGATTCCAGCGGGGCACGCTGATCCGAGGCGATTGTCGCCAGCCCCAGGTCCAGCAGCTTGATAACGTTTCGGGGCCCCCGCATGAGGTTGCTTGGTTTGATGTCTCGATGAACGATCGAAGAGACATGGGCGTAATGGAGTGCTGTGGCTGTTTGCTGGAGCACGTCGACCGCTTCTGGAACCGACAGGGGGCCACGTTCTGCCACCATTTGGGTCAGGGTGGGGCCGTCGACGTATTCCATCGCCAAAAAGTGCACCCCTTCGGCTTCGCCTGCATCAAACGCGGTGACGATGTTTGGGTGGAGCAATCGGGCGGCGGCGCGAACTTCGCTATAAAACCTTTCGATCGCTTGGGGGCTGCCCATTCGAGCGGCGGTTAGAGTTTTAAGAGCGACAATCCGCTCCATTGGGCCGTGAACGGCCAGGTAAACGCGGCCCATTCCCCCTTCGCCAAGCAGCCTCTCGATTCGGTATCCGCCGATTTGTGCCGGGATATTGACGTCGGCATGGATATCGAAATCGTCACCGCCCCCCGTTTGTTCCGACGCCGACATTGTCGGATGGTCGTAATGGGGGATTTCGGCTGGCAGATCGGCATCTGAAGCAGACACAGCGGTACGTAGCAGTCGTGAGAAAATTTTTGGATAAGGGCCCTTGTTTATAACGTCAGAAATCTACCTTACGTACCTGGCAATGTCCAAACTTCGCCAAATCTTTGCGAAGGTTTGATAACTTCCCGTTAAGGCTATCTCCGTATTCGGCTTGTCAGATCTGTGAGGGGAGTTAAACTAACTTCGTACCCCTTTTTATCCATGATAAAGGAAGTTTAGTAGCCATGCGTTATGCCTTTCGTTTGGCGGAGATTCTCGGCCATAGCCCTGATCGGCGGAAACGCCCTGGAACGATCAAAGCGATTGTCGAGCATACCGGCTTGGATCGTCACCAAGTCGCCGCCCTTTTGAAGAATGAAGCGAAATACATACCTTTGGAAGCCCTTTCAAAGTTGTGTGATTACTTAATTGACCAGGGGTACGCCCGTGCTAGCGAGCTTCCCGGAGCCCTGTTCGCTGTGAAACCAGAGAATTTCTGGGAAACGCTTGCGAGACGTAAAGACATTGAAATCTGTGTTGGAGTCCGGCAAGCCGATTCCGACCCCACAAATGCCTGGGTGGTCGCCTCTGACTCGGTCCTGATCGGTGAATTGCTGAATGGGATTTCGACATTAGGCGGAAACGCCAAAATGCAAACGATGCCAGAGCATGGGAGCGAAGAGGAGGTTCAGTCCACGTCTTCGCATCCCGATCAACTGCAGCAAACCTTGGTCTGGAGCCCGGGGCATGGCTCGGATGAAGATGCACAGGCCCGCGCTCGCAAAATCTTTGACGGCTACGCGGATTCTCAGGGCGATAAAGCCTTGGTCTGCATTGGTAGTGTGAAGAGTAATCCGGTTACTGAAATGATCTTCGCAGACGCGTTTGGCTGTACGCCATTTGCCAGTGAAGATGATTTGGACGATTCTTCTAGTCGGGCATGTCCATTCTTTTTGCGCTATCGTGAAAACGATCCAAAACCGAACGCAGCCTCGGCCGGGGTCCAACTAAGCAAGAATGACAAAATCGACAAACCGGGCATCTACTGTGAAGGGGATGACGGTACTTGGTCGTGGGTGGGAGGAGATAAATCAAAAGACGCGGCGTTGGTCTTTTATGTTTATCGCGAACCACTGGGGCGGCTTGAGTTGGTCTTAAGCGGGTTTTCTGGGCGAGCGACTCGCTTGCTGGCGAAAACTTTGTCCAGTCGAAGTGAAGAATTTTG comes from the Roseimaritima multifibrata genome and includes:
- the rho gene encoding transcription termination factor Rho — translated: MAKKKRTNRGRGGSNGGGGNPSQQGGSTNNNNGPQRSRRRRRGGGGGGGGEGDGGSPIDNDAPLIEGEGILEMHPNGYGFLRNSANNYSRERTDPFVPGTMIEKFGLREGVLIKGMVQDARRQQGPRVREIQSVDGRTPEEYLEVKDFDSLTAENPDEWLRLEIGRQPITNRVIDLLAPLGKGQRALIVAPPRSGKTVMLQNISQGIAQNHPEVKLIVLLIDERPEEVTDMRRNVTGGEVIASSLDMDVESHVRLSQLVIARAKRLAEMGEDVFVLLDSITRLARAFNKWVGRGGRGGATMSGGLDIKAMDIPKKLFATARSFQEGGSLTIVGTALVDTNSRMDEAIFQEFKGTGNMEVVLDRRLADRRVWPSIDISQSGTRREELLHDEETYEAVTMLRRTLSSMHPCDAMEQLTTQLGRFESNEEFIKLISGAKLTN
- a CDS encoding endonuclease/exonuclease/phosphatase family protein produces the protein MGNDVPEAMHKPLRLKFLPRIALVCLYAVILFWLGRNLHWGCDLLTHTLMHCWWFACGLLAYFAVTKQWRWGAMSVVWVLGVGAIVLPASGWFAASADSSVVASGTDIRVLTWNTFVGNQDIENTAADIDAADADIIVIVEWTPAMRNHLAALRAEYPYRMEVPGQGAFGIALYSKVAGKIDTVLLPGDVSSLRFRAADPEIPIEVWAVHMLPPIGDRYWRFRNEQLAEIAGHLEKRSPDRQAIVCGDLNVTPWSGHFQTFLERSGCNDSREGHGYQASWPRRLGRLGIPIDHCLVDPRLQVIDRKIGFSQSANGSDHGSVLLTIRVRP
- a CDS encoding protein kinase domain-containing protein; this encodes MSASDADLPAEIPHYDHPTMSASEQTGGGDDFDIHADVNIPAQIGGYRIERLLGEGGMGRVYLAVHGPMERIVALKTLTAARMGSPQAIERFYSEVRAAARLLHPNIVTAFDAGEAEGVHFLAMEYVDGPTLTQMVAERGPLSVPEAVDVLQQTATALHYAHVSSIVHRDIKPSNLMRGPRNVIKLLDLGLATIASDQRAPLESGRVLGTVEYMAPEQLEQANRADARSDIYALGATFFFLLTGRTPYEGDLLAQIQGHRDGAVPDLCTLRHDVDVRLDHVLRRMMAKRPQDRYASLSELLEDLTHWRASATPIFPAPGPAKTWKDRPTVGGDTTSTASTDVVGIDLGMFYGAIARANPKGELESLRAGGHNKPLLRLAIASRGDQLFFGNEALDYRIRRPERVAHCLPLYIGQATVERRVAGECCPPEVLLALVLRQVMSNGWPQKAAPQATAITVPSCYDQLHRRSILQAAQIAGLTSIRLIDRSIAAAQAVLMNDFTHSPLSVLDEPETQLAVAITGNTTEAVLLRRVGGRIQQLATSGAWHSGTLYWQHKLLDIAAQQCMQQYRFDPRESLADATRLQVASEKALRQLLLQPSTSFQFVARNRPLQLTIHRETLFSAVRKWLDRFHTMVEQVANSPLRGTASIQRCITIGSITKTPPIEMILGQILGPNAEFTPLERQDIARGAAVSVAGELPGRDGIPLPPQVCTARSLGVVVHDTTGKRKKVLPIVPQGTALPARTNRRLTPDRNPKSPPTLSIAEASGWEVEGWRSLGRHNLPKQTTNTPAEIGFDVDSNGLLSIRVRNPETGHSEPLPALPVPNLSEEEIQRWQQWVVNLDSKKA
- a CDS encoding helix-turn-helix domain-containing protein codes for the protein MRYAFRLAEILGHSPDRRKRPGTIKAIVEHTGLDRHQVAALLKNEAKYIPLEALSKLCDYLIDQGYARASELPGALFAVKPENFWETLARRKDIEICVGVRQADSDPTNAWVVASDSVLIGELLNGISTLGGNAKMQTMPEHGSEEEVQSTSSHPDQLQQTLVWSPGHGSDEDAQARARKIFDGYADSQGDKALVCIGSVKSNPVTEMIFADAFGCTPFASEDDLDDSSSRACPFFLRYRENDPKPNAASAGVQLSKNDKIDKPGIYCEGDDGTWSWVGGDKSKDAALVFYVYREPLGRLELVLSGFSGRATRLLAKTLSSRSEEFWPPVYEEPGLQIGAFIVQYGGLEEEDDLLQTNLSAAPKVIRLSTEAIRRRMERL